The Biomphalaria glabrata chromosome 7, xgBioGlab47.1, whole genome shotgun sequence region gttttttttttcacatattcAGCTCATCACTAATAATTTTCAATGTCTTGATTAGTATcaacaaaaatgtattcatcCCTGACTGATTCTACAGTAGACTTGGAAATGATGACATCATCAACTGGGCTATCAGATGAATCAGTCTTAACTTCTCCAATTTTTTTCACCACATCTTGACCTTCCAACACTTTACCAAAGATTGTGTGATGGCCATCCAGCCATGGTGTGGACTTCATTGTGATGAAAAACTGACAACCATTtgtattttttcctttaaaaatgtTACACAATTGCAAAGTAAAAGCAGGGTACTAACatgaaaagttatttaaagaatCATTGATCTGTAAGTGGTATTAGGGAACAGTTTTAAACTCCATTAACAACACATACTTTTTACcacaatacatttaaaaaaaatagcttgtgtttgtttcaatttctgatagaaatattatttcaaaaagtGTTTTAATTTCATACTCCAGTATGAATATAATCTATCCCTATAAACTCCGAAGCTACTATAATAATTTACCAATATGACTAGTGgtgtcatttttaaaaaatatttctgtgatagaatttctttttcattagaagaagtgttatttatttaaaaaaaaaaaagatgatgctGACTTAATAATAATGGTTTTCACATTACTTACCAGCATTAGCCATGCTGACCCAGCCAGCATTGTTATGTTTAAGTGTGAAGTTTTCATCATCAAAATAACCACCCCAAATACTCTTGAACCCAGAGCCATCTTTTTTGTCATAGTCTCCACCTGAtggataaacatttttttttttttaactggattttaaaatataaaagaagttagtttgttattgtttgtttttttacatcatatactgtataattataataagtataaatatatttatttatttaatacacTTTTGAGTAGATCTGcaataacattaaaaacataaccaatttatttttgtcttctACAAGCTATTCTATCCATAAGAACATTGGCGATAAATTAAACAGGATTGTGAACACAATGTAAACTAAACCATACCTGCACACATTATTTTGATGACTATAAGCTTTCTATGAACTCTTATCTACCTCTAGGAGCTGGGCATTTATGAAATAgctgttacaaaaaaaataataggttgtgtttgttttttaaaacaactattTGATTTGAActtctttcaaaataaaatataaatgaaaaaaaaaaaggaaaattaaatgatAGATTTCTAGATTTCAAATCTTGAGAATGTTTACTATATGTAGTGACGTTCTTGTATAGCTAAACCAAAATGATTGTCTTGCATAACAATATAAGTGGTCAATTTAAAAACTAGTTTCAGCCTTGTACCAGTAAAccaaatgttttctttcataCTTTCAATGAATtaccactaaaaataaaattgcaacCAGTAAACTACTTTTATaccttatttatttcattttacatttcaaaataataGAAGTATAGTATTTTCTTCAACATTGGAAGATGTGCAACCCACCTTAGAACTTAATTTATTTCATGATTCTAGTCAGGGTATTTCatcaaaatgtataaattagTTAAACACATctgtttcataaaaatacaaaccTTGAATCATAAAATCAGCAATAACACGGTGAAATTTGCTTCCTTCATAACCATAACCATTGGTATGACCTGCAAGCTCCACAAAGTTCCTAGCAGTCTTAGGAACGAGATTTCCAAAAACACCAATTACAATAGTTCCTATGTACTCTCCTCCAGTGGAGACATTAAAAGAAACTCTGTCAGTGACCTGCACCTGTTGTGATGAGATAATAAAATGGTGTTCTCAAATTTGaaacttttatttgtttgttttttctaataTAAGAAATGTCACAATAACCCTTGAATCTTGTTAACTACAAAAACTGCAACCAGCATCTTTGTTAAGAATGGGGGGAAATGCTTGTTATGTCACAGCTGGTTGCAATAGACTGGAAGAATATAGGTAGAAACTTTATATGATGCCTTTAAGATGTGTCTAGATTGTTCAGTTCTTGACGAAATAATATTGAAAGGAAGGATTGGTTTGTTGAGGCTCATTAACTCATGTTACCAGTTTGGCTTTATGTGATTTCAATATTGTGAGTCATACTATTTGATTATTCTTTTTAATGTAAGTATTCATAGTTTCTATTCTTGGATTCATTCTGTGCTTattcatttttctgtcttgtGTTTATGTCAGAGCAACAGATCCTCTC contains the following coding sequences:
- the LOC106061015 gene encoding peptidyl-prolyl cis-trans isomerase 5-like, whose amino-acid sequence is MNTIISICLVICVSITFGDDRVQVTDRVSFNVSTGGEYIGTIVIGVFGNLVPKTARNFVELAGHTNGYGYEGSKFHRVIADFMIQGGDYDKKDGSGFKSIWGGYFDDENFTLKHNNAGWVSMANAGKNTNGCQFFITMKSTPWLDGHHTIFGKVLEGQDVVKKIGEVKTDSSDSPVDDVIISKSTVESVRDEYIFVDTNQDIENY